The sequence below is a genomic window from Salinispira pacifica.
TGCGGCGCTGATGAGCAACGAAGAGTGGAAAGATGTGGTGTCGGTGAATCTCACCGCTCCCTTCCTGGTATCCAGAAACTTCCTGCTTCACTTTCTCAGCAACCGCAAGGGAAGACTGATCCATGTTTCCAGCCTTGCCGCCTACGGATCCAGCGGGCAGGTGAATTACGCCGCATCCAAGGCCGGTCTCCAGGGAATGAGTCTCACGATAGCCAAGGAGTACGGAAAGAAGGGAATTACATCCAACATTGTGACGGTGGGTTACGTCCCCACAGCCATGACGGAAGAAAACATGAACAAGCAGCTTCAGGAATACTGGTTAAAACACTGTCCCGCCCGCAGGGTGGGAACCCCCGAAGAGATCGCTTCGGCGGTGTATTATCTCAGTTCAGATGAAGCCTCTTTTATAAGCGGAGAAGATCTCCGTATATCCGCAGGGCTTACCTACGCCCCCTAGTCGGAAAATTACCCAATCCGGGAGGAATTATATGAAACGAGTAGGAATTGAAAAACTCAACGTGTACGGAACATCAATGTATCTTGACCAGGCCGATCTGGCGAAGGCCCGGGGCAAGGATCCCGAGCAGATCAAAAAAGACTATCTGATCGAAACCAGAAGTCTGAACCCCACCTGGGAAGATGCGGTAACCATGGCGGCCAATGCGGCCATGACCATGCTCAGCGAAGAAGATAAGAAAGATATCGGTATGCTGATAGTGGGTACCGAGGGTTCGGTGGATTTCGGAAAGCCAATCTCCACCAACGTCCACTCCGCACTGGGACTGGGGCCCAATGTCCGGAACTATGAGACCAAGTTCGCATGTTACAGCGGGGTCGCCGCCCTGGATACTGCGGTAAACTGGGTGGCCTCAGGGCTGAACAAGGGGAAAAAGGCGCTGGTTATTGCCTCGGACTTCTCCCGTCAGCATCTCGGCAAACTTGAGGAGTTTGTCCTCGGAGGATGCGCCGCCGCAGCCCTGGTTTCCGATGATCCGAAAATCATCGAGTACGATCTGGAAAGGAAGGGAACCTGGACCACCGACATTTACGACACCTTCCGTCCGTCAGCCCTGGCTGAAGTGGGCAATAATGAAGTAAGCCTTTTCTCCTACATGGATGCGGTGCAGGGTTCCTATGAGCACTATAAGGAGCAGGTTGAAGGTGATGTGGATTTTGATAATGACTTCTCCTACTTTGTGTACCACACACCCTTCCCCGGAATTGCATTCCAGGCACACCGGACTCTCACACGAGAGAACGCCCCCAAAAAGAAACCCGAGCTCCGGGCGGACTTTGAAAACCGGGTAATCCCCGCTCTGGCATACAGCCGCAGGGTGGGTTCAACCTACGGAACATCCAACCTTACCGGGCTGGCCGCACTGGTGAACCATGCCGACGATGCGGAAGGCAAGCATATTGCTCTCTTTGCCTACGGTTCCGGCGCCATCGGCGAGTTCTACTCGGGAACCATTCTCCCCGGTGCAAAGGCTGAAATGGCCAAAATGAAAATCGACGAGCGCCTTGATGAGCGCCGCCGCTGCAGCGTGGAAGAGTATGAGGCCATCGAAAAACTCCGTGAAACCTATGTTGAAAACTCTGATTTTGTGCCGGATTACAGCATTCTCGACGGCTGGTATGAAAAGCACTACAAGGGAAGCGGTCTGCTGGTGCTGAAAGAAGTGAAAGACTGGTACAGAACCTACGAAAGGGCCTAGGCGGTTTCCATGAGTACGAATGGCGGTGATGCGGTTTCAGCCCGGGAGGAATCCCAGGCCTCTGCAGTAACATATTCAAACGACTCGGGCCTGGGCATTATTCACATATCCGACGGACGGGGAAACCGGCTCAATCCTTCAAGTCTGGAAGAGCTTTCCCGGGCATTTCAGGAAGGTCTGGCAGACGAGGATGCAAAACTGCTGATGATCCGCTCAGGGGAACGGAGTTTCTGTCTGGGAATGGATCTGGAAGGTCTTGAATCCAGTCTTGATGATGACGGTTCCGGAGGAAATTCCGGCGGCGATCATCGAAGCGGCGGAGTGAAACGCTACTCCAGCCTCC
It includes:
- a CDS encoding SDR family oxidoreductase, whose product is MSNAFVTGGSRGIGRSIVLRYVSEGWGVAFTYSSNKEAADRTLEMAREIRPDARVQAYQLNLSDEDAIDKVCEQAIDDFENITAVVNNAAILKDNAAALMSNEEWKDVVSVNLTAPFLVSRNFLLHFLSNRKGRLIHVSSLAAYGSSGQVNYAASKAGLQGMSLTIAKEYGKKGITSNIVTVGYVPTAMTEENMNKQLQEYWLKHCPARRVGTPEEIASAVYYLSSDEASFISGEDLRISAGLTYAP
- a CDS encoding hydroxymethylglutaryl-CoA synthase family protein, translating into MKRVGIEKLNVYGTSMYLDQADLAKARGKDPEQIKKDYLIETRSLNPTWEDAVTMAANAAMTMLSEEDKKDIGMLIVGTEGSVDFGKPISTNVHSALGLGPNVRNYETKFACYSGVAALDTAVNWVASGLNKGKKALVIASDFSRQHLGKLEEFVLGGCAAAALVSDDPKIIEYDLERKGTWTTDIYDTFRPSALAEVGNNEVSLFSYMDAVQGSYEHYKEQVEGDVDFDNDFSYFVYHTPFPGIAFQAHRTLTRENAPKKKPELRADFENRVIPALAYSRRVGSTYGTSNLTGLAALVNHADDAEGKHIALFAYGSGAIGEFYSGTILPGAKAEMAKMKIDERLDERRRCSVEEYEAIEKLRETYVENSDFVPDYSILDGWYEKHYKGSGLLVLKEVKDWYRTYERA